From one Bacillus sp. FJAT-42376 genomic stretch:
- a CDS encoding DUF4275 family protein, whose product METKRLQIQEIPGWGTYLRGQWEARFAGHLSAEEKKEIHLDSFLWHVCSYKKIDCLEKQEAIHAFQKQQKEKCTFFYQFVDDAFLINHPASLSMEDLPYERLHMDFGDLYVMDWEQKWTFVMTHESSCGPYFIQL is encoded by the coding sequence ATGGAAACAAAACGATTGCAGATCCAGGAAATACCAGGATGGGGAACGTATCTGCGCGGTCAGTGGGAAGCCCGGTTTGCAGGGCATCTCTCTGCTGAGGAAAAAAAAGAGATCCATCTAGACTCCTTTTTATGGCATGTGTGCAGCTATAAAAAGATAGACTGCCTGGAAAAGCAGGAAGCCATCCACGCATTTCAAAAGCAGCAAAAGGAGAAGTGCACCTTCTTTTATCAGTTTGTGGATGATGCCTTTTTAATCAATCATCCCGCTTCCTTAAGCATGGAAGACCTGCCTTATGAACGGCTGCATATGGATTTTGGGGATTTATATGTAATGGACTGGGAACAGAAGTGGACATTTGTGATGACGCATGAGTCAAGCTGCGGTCCTTATTTTATCCAATTGTAA
- a CDS encoding FeoB-associated Cys-rich membrane protein — translation MIASIILGLLIFGYATWMVVSFFKKSRQGKCGTCALNKSCKSGCSIVTAEERGDLLKHSTR, via the coding sequence ATGATCGCAAGCATCATCTTAGGACTGCTCATTTTTGGATACGCCACATGGATGGTTGTCTCCTTTTTCAAAAAAAGCCGCCAGGGAAAATGCGGCACATGCGCTTTAAATAAATCCTGCAAATCCGGCTGCTCGATTGTGACGGCAGAGGAACGCGGAGATCTGCTGAAGCATTCCACCAGGTAA
- a CDS encoding ABC transporter permease has protein sequence MAVENKSLWAVAQPKFISPLPLVLSHLHTLEEGDFFRKFVKFLLIRKATRTKVLLSKYITAVLFSVYFVLLYLVLSVLLGMLLFGFQNTAESGPLLTTALIDYADCLVETIMTATFAFMLSAVFRSTVLSVGLTFVIILGAKGAVQLLAHYDVAWGRFLLFSNTGFGQYARGNMPLFEGMSPSFTFLVLLFHLLSFLGLAWAFFVKRDVAH, from the coding sequence ATGGCAGTTGAAAACAAAAGCCTTTGGGCTGTCGCCCAACCAAAATTCATCTCCCCCTTACCGTTGGTGCTGTCTCACCTTCACACGCTTGAAGAGGGAGACTTCTTTCGAAAGTTCGTTAAATTTTTATTGATCAGAAAAGCGACCCGCACGAAAGTTCTCCTTTCCAAATACATCACAGCCGTTCTTTTCAGTGTTTATTTCGTTCTATTGTATTTAGTTCTATCCGTTCTTCTCGGAATGCTCCTTTTCGGATTTCAAAACACAGCAGAAAGCGGTCCGCTTTTAACAACGGCTCTAATCGATTACGCTGACTGCCTGGTCGAAACCATCATGACGGCGACGTTTGCCTTTATGCTCTCTGCCGTTTTCAGAAGCACGGTTCTTTCTGTCGGACTGACTTTCGTGATCATTCTTGGTGCCAAAGGGGCAGTCCAGCTTCTTGCCCATTATGATGTGGCATGGGGCAGGTTCTTGCTGTTTTCCAATACAGGGTTCGGTCAGTACGCAAGAGGGAATATGCCGCTGTTTGAAGGCATGAGCCCCTCATTCACTTTCTTGGTCCTGCTGTTTCATCTCCTGTCTTTTCTTGGACTGGCATGGGCTTTCTTTGTAAAAAGAGACGTGGCCCATTAA
- a CDS encoding DinB family protein produces MSEERTQGQKAMKRWKMHRNALIELAAVFPESKGSWRPWEKGMTVIELVHHLAWTPEFFLAPIEGREMNIPPVPETLPEARKLLEELTNVHEEIIASLTDEDLKSETTIDLFKLTEPTEEMLYRLIGHEAHHKGQLILYARILGVEPPFYVDLSL; encoded by the coding sequence ATGTCTGAAGAACGAACACAAGGCCAGAAAGCAATGAAACGCTGGAAAATGCATCGAAACGCATTAATTGAACTGGCCGCTGTATTCCCTGAATCAAAGGGGTCATGGCGTCCTTGGGAGAAAGGAATGACGGTAATTGAACTTGTCCATCACCTTGCCTGGACCCCGGAGTTCTTCCTCGCTCCGATCGAGGGACGGGAAATGAATATCCCTCCTGTTCCGGAAACCTTACCGGAAGCCCGCAAGCTGTTAGAAGAGCTCACGAACGTCCATGAAGAGATCATCGCGTCGCTTACAGATGAAGATTTAAAGAGCGAAACAACCATTGATCTCTTTAAACTGACGGAACCGACTGAAGAAATGCTCTACCGCCTTATTGGCCACGAGGCGCATCATAAAGGACAATTGATCCTGTATGCCCGGATTCTCGGAGTGGAACCGCCATTTTATGTTGATTTAAGTTTGTAA
- the tnpA gene encoding IS200/IS605 family transposase: MKLDSNNHSVFLMHYHLVLVVKYRRNVIDDTISDYAKDKFVSLGENYNITLVEWNHDIDHVHILFKAHPNTELSKFINAYKSASSRLIKKEFPLVRKKLWKEMFWSRSFCLLTTGGSPLEIVKKYIENQGMK, translated from the coding sequence ATGAAATTAGATAGTAATAACCATTCAGTATTCTTGATGCATTACCATCTTGTCTTAGTTGTAAAATATAGAAGAAATGTCATTGACGACACTATTTCAGACTATGCCAAAGATAAATTTGTCTCATTGGGTGAAAACTACAATATTACATTGGTCGAGTGGAATCACGACATCGACCACGTTCATATCCTGTTCAAAGCTCACCCAAACACTGAATTATCTAAGTTTATCAACGCATACAAAAGTGCCAGTTCAAGGCTTATAAAAAAAGAGTTCCCTCTTGTCCGAAAAAAGTTGTGGAAAGAGATGTTTTGGTCAAGAAGTTTCTGTTTGTTGACGACTGGCGGTTCTCCTCTTGAAATCGTGAAGAAATATATCGAAAATCAAGGGATGAAATGA
- a CDS encoding FeoA family protein, which translates to MNLNQIQQNETFQIQDLTDLHPFVKRRLKDLGVYEGKEVKVIRYCPLGGPCLLECSGQRVGIRRKDTFCIKGARLS; encoded by the coding sequence ATGAACCTAAACCAAATTCAGCAGAATGAAACATTTCAAATACAGGATTTAACCGATCTCCATCCATTTGTTAAACGCCGTCTCAAGGATCTCGGTGTATACGAAGGAAAAGAGGTCAAAGTCATCCGCTATTGCCCGCTTGGAGGCCCGTGCCTATTAGAATGCTCTGGACAAAGAGTAGGGATTCGCAGAAAAGACACGTTCTGCATTAAAGGGGCTCGTCTTTCATGA
- a CDS encoding DEAD/DEAH box helicase — translation MNIELNRKIIEKRCGRVSLKSGDSLRRSNKVKFQEYREDGCEAIVQSTEEFRVSVTVDSLGGFRAACSCPKLVSFKQECQHIAAVLLTLDEHQKQGTVPEVQAEGETPAVPDYALTEELLTAFKDRQTRKTGEQNYFENRTVLQAAFTCKPVPREDGELLLALELTVESVKIRKIRTFLENIISGQPFNLTAQFEFNPISHCFTKESDAVIQQLFAIVQNERAEQDSHQLLLSPFSWNLLLPSLLRAPYAEIEVNGDIYSGMQLSEGILPLQFDFYEEGRGYELKAGGLQDLIFLKPYQSVISSGVLFRLGTENFERLTELKRVVDASGKNTIPIPPQQVNLYLEKVVPGLRRLGEVSISGTISKRMAEASLTAKLYLDRVKNRLLAGLEFHYGNMAFNPLDEQEVLALSRVIRDTEREDLILKMMEESSFARTDSGYYLQNELLEYEFLYHVLPKLEKFAQVHATTAVRSRIFKETSAPRIKVEAKRERTNWLEFKFEMDGIPEKEIRDVLAALDEKRKYYRLRSGALLSLETREYEEIYRFLTAAPVQAEDWEKELEVPLIKGLQLLDSIPVSGTLEDSVQHLLNNLLHPDELEIAVPEKLESVLRDYQKNGYRWMKSLAGNGFGGILADDMGLGKTLQSITYIVSVLPEIRRFKRPVLIVCPSSLLYNWKNEIEKFAPEIEAIIMDGSRKERAGRFRDDAAADVLITSYPLVRRDIQEYEKRVFHTVFFDEAQAFKNPVTQTARAVKRIQAGHRFALTGTPVENSREELWSIFHVVFPELFMGLKEYSTLTRKKVARRIRPFMLRRMKEDVLSELPEKIESLEIVELLPEQKKLYAAYLAKLRHDTLKHLDKETIQKNKIKILAGITRLRQICCHPSLFVDGYSGGSAKFDQLMNILEEARLSGRRVLIFSQFTSMLDLIGRALAVQGKAYFYLDGQTAMAERVELCSRFNAGERNLFLISLKAGGTGLNLTGADTVIHFDTWWNPAVEEQAADRAHRMGQVNKVNVIKLITRGTIEEKMNELQDKKRQLIKEIVDMDEKTPFTLTEEDIRDLLRV, via the coding sequence TTGAATATAGAGCTGAACAGAAAAATCATTGAAAAACGGTGCGGCCGTGTCTCTTTGAAGAGCGGAGATTCCTTGCGCCGTTCCAATAAGGTTAAGTTCCAGGAGTACCGGGAGGATGGCTGTGAGGCAATCGTTCAGAGTACAGAGGAGTTCCGTGTATCGGTCACGGTAGACTCCTTGGGAGGGTTCCGGGCAGCATGCAGCTGTCCGAAGCTTGTTTCCTTTAAACAGGAATGCCAGCACATCGCGGCCGTCTTGCTGACGTTGGACGAACATCAGAAACAAGGGACGGTTCCTGAGGTCCAAGCGGAGGGAGAGACACCAGCCGTTCCTGACTATGCCCTGACGGAGGAATTGCTGACGGCCTTCAAGGACCGGCAAACCCGCAAAACAGGGGAGCAGAACTATTTTGAAAATCGAACCGTACTTCAGGCGGCGTTTACGTGCAAGCCGGTTCCGAGGGAAGACGGCGAGCTTCTGCTTGCACTGGAACTCACGGTTGAATCCGTTAAAATCCGGAAGATCAGGACCTTTCTGGAAAACATTATAAGCGGACAGCCCTTCAACCTTACGGCCCAATTCGAGTTTAATCCGATATCTCATTGTTTCACGAAAGAATCAGACGCTGTGATCCAGCAGCTTTTTGCGATTGTACAAAATGAGAGGGCTGAACAGGACAGCCATCAGCTCCTCCTTTCTCCTTTTTCATGGAATCTGCTTCTCCCCTCCCTTTTGCGGGCGCCTTATGCAGAGATTGAGGTCAATGGGGACATCTATTCCGGCATGCAGCTATCGGAAGGCATTTTGCCGCTTCAATTTGATTTCTATGAAGAAGGCAGAGGATATGAGCTGAAAGCGGGGGGCCTGCAAGACCTGATTTTCTTGAAGCCCTACCAATCCGTTATATCCTCAGGAGTGTTGTTCCGACTGGGTACGGAAAATTTTGAGCGGCTCACCGAACTGAAGCGGGTCGTCGATGCTTCAGGCAAAAACACGATTCCTATTCCTCCGCAGCAGGTCAATCTTTATCTGGAAAAGGTGGTCCCGGGGCTTCGGAGACTCGGGGAGGTTAGCATATCCGGGACGATTTCCAAACGGATGGCCGAAGCATCCCTTACAGCCAAGCTCTATTTGGACCGGGTGAAGAACCGGCTTCTTGCGGGTCTTGAATTTCATTACGGAAATATGGCGTTTAATCCGCTGGACGAACAAGAAGTGCTCGCTCTGTCCAGGGTCATCCGTGATACAGAAAGGGAGGATCTGATCCTGAAAATGATGGAGGAAAGCTCGTTTGCCCGGACGGACAGCGGCTATTATCTTCAAAATGAGCTGTTGGAGTACGAGTTCCTGTATCACGTCTTGCCGAAGCTTGAGAAATTTGCCCAGGTGCATGCAACGACCGCCGTCCGAAGCCGGATTTTTAAAGAAACGTCAGCACCGAGAATTAAGGTGGAGGCTAAACGGGAGCGCACGAACTGGCTGGAATTTAAATTCGAAATGGACGGTATTCCGGAAAAGGAAATTCGTGATGTACTTGCGGCACTGGATGAAAAAAGGAAGTATTACCGGCTGAGAAGCGGGGCTCTGCTTTCCCTTGAAACACGGGAATACGAGGAGATTTACCGGTTCTTAACAGCGGCGCCGGTTCAGGCGGAGGACTGGGAAAAAGAGCTTGAAGTTCCTCTGATCAAAGGACTTCAGCTTCTGGATTCCATCCCTGTCTCCGGGACTCTCGAGGATTCGGTTCAGCATCTGCTGAATAATCTGCTCCACCCCGATGAACTGGAAATTGCTGTTCCCGAGAAGCTTGAATCTGTGCTGAGGGATTATCAAAAGAACGGATATCGCTGGATGAAATCTCTTGCCGGGAACGGGTTCGGAGGAATACTGGCGGATGATATGGGGCTTGGGAAAACGCTGCAGAGCATCACGTATATCGTGTCTGTTCTTCCTGAGATCCGCCGGTTTAAAAGGCCGGTCCTGATTGTTTGTCCGTCATCCCTTTTGTATAACTGGAAAAACGAAATTGAAAAGTTTGCACCGGAAATCGAGGCCATCATCATGGACGGAAGCCGGAAAGAGAGAGCGGGCCGCTTCCGGGATGATGCAGCTGCAGATGTTCTGATCACGTCCTATCCGCTTGTGAGACGGGATATACAAGAGTACGAAAAACGGGTATTTCATACAGTCTTTTTTGATGAGGCCCAAGCCTTTAAAAATCCAGTCACCCAGACGGCAAGAGCGGTAAAAAGGATCCAGGCCGGCCACCGGTTTGCACTGACCGGCACACCTGTGGAGAATTCGAGGGAAGAACTGTGGTCGATCTTTCATGTGGTTTTTCCTGAGCTGTTCATGGGGTTAAAGGAATACAGCACGCTCACAAGGAAAAAGGTCGCAAGGCGGATCCGTCCATTTATGCTCCGCCGCATGAAGGAGGACGTGCTTTCCGAGCTTCCTGAAAAAATCGAGTCGCTGGAGATCGTCGAGCTGCTTCCCGAGCAGAAAAAGCTTTACGCAGCCTACCTTGCAAAGCTTCGCCACGATACCCTGAAGCACTTGGATAAAGAGACCATTCAAAAAAACAAGATTAAGATTTTAGCCGGAATTACACGGCTGCGGCAAATCTGCTGTCATCCATCCCTGTTCGTAGACGGATACAGCGGAGGGTCGGCGAAATTTGATCAGCTCATGAACATTCTGGAGGAGGCCAGGCTCTCAGGAAGAAGGGTGCTGATCTTCTCCCAGTTCACCTCCATGCTTGATCTGATCGGGCGAGCATTAGCGGTACAGGGCAAGGCGTACTTTTATCTCGATGGCCAAACCGCCATGGCGGAAAGGGTGGAACTGTGCAGCCGGTTTAATGCCGGCGAGCGGAATCTTTTCCTCATATCATTGAAAGCAGGCGGTACGGGTTTGAATTTGACGGGCGCGGATACCGTCATTCACTTTGATACATGGTGGAATCCGGCGGTAGAGGAGCAGGCAGCTGACCGGGCGCACCGGATGGGCCAGGTCAACAAAGTGAACGTGATCAAGCTCATCACCCGTGGGACCATTGAGGAAAAAATGAACGAGCTGCAGGATAAAAAACGGCAGCTCATTAAAGAGATTGTGGACATGGATGAAAAAACGCCGTTTACCCTGACGGAAGAGGATATACGGGATTTGCTGAGGGTTTAA
- a CDS encoding DUF421 domain-containing protein, giving the protein MDFYLAQETLSIMEWVLRSVIGFVFLVIVAKVLGQRTISQLRLLDFVIALVIGNIIAHPLSDHHLGMKGSIVSTIVLVVLYSLGIQLTLKSPGFRRFISHKSVTVVENGDILVQGLKKARISMDVLLEELREEKVDDVKKVALAIWEADGKMSVFLHPEYEPVTPVSLQLKTEPFNFPRTIIMEGRVLSEVLNQLHKEESWVVSRLESLYHTEVQHVLLGTLDGKDQLKVFLYK; this is encoded by the coding sequence ATGGATTTTTATCTCGCCCAGGAAACACTCTCCATTATGGAATGGGTTCTGCGGTCGGTGATCGGCTTTGTCTTTTTGGTGATTGTCGCAAAAGTATTGGGTCAGCGAACCATTTCCCAGCTGCGGCTGCTCGATTTCGTGATTGCCTTAGTCATCGGCAATATTATCGCCCATCCTTTATCGGACCATCATCTGGGAATGAAGGGATCGATCGTATCAACGATTGTACTGGTAGTCTTGTACAGCCTTGGTATTCAATTGACCCTGAAATCGCCTGGTTTTAGAAGATTCATTAGTCATAAATCCGTCACCGTTGTAGAAAATGGGGACATTCTCGTTCAGGGATTAAAAAAAGCAAGAATCTCGATGGATGTTCTCCTGGAAGAATTGCGGGAAGAGAAAGTAGACGACGTAAAAAAAGTAGCATTAGCTATTTGGGAAGCAGATGGAAAAATGTCCGTATTTCTGCATCCTGAATACGAACCGGTCACACCCGTTTCCCTTCAGCTAAAAACGGAGCCCTTTAACTTCCCGCGAACCATTATTATGGAGGGCAGGGTACTATCCGAAGTACTAAATCAGCTGCACAAAGAGGAAAGCTGGGTCGTCAGCCGGCTGGAAAGCCTATACCACACAGAGGTTCAGCACGTGCTGCTGGGCACTCTGGATGGGAAGGATCAGCTGAAGGTCTTTTTGTATAAATAA
- a CDS encoding Gfo/Idh/MocA family oxidoreductase, giving the protein MRMGIIGLGDIAKKAYLPVLSERKDLELVLCTRNQDTLKHLAQVYRLAETAQTVDELITRNIDAAIISTATEAHAEIAEKLLQNGISVYIDKPVSLNFSETKRIAELAEKSGKVAMTGFNRRFIPRVKELKEHGKASLILMQKNRFASPDHVRRFVVEDFIHVVDTLRFLMGTEVKDVKTEFLKNGDMLDHIVVQLIGDGCTAIGIMNRNGGVTEEIIEYSAGHHKYTVNSLVETTHFHHKDISVTQFGDWEPTLFKRGFYQIMDHFIDCVRENRVPDPSFEDSLITHEICERIVNQIDPQA; this is encoded by the coding sequence ATGAGGATGGGAATCATTGGCCTTGGCGACATCGCCAAAAAAGCGTACCTGCCTGTTCTGTCCGAAAGGAAGGATCTGGAGCTTGTTCTTTGCACAAGAAATCAGGATACGCTCAAGCATCTTGCCCAGGTCTACAGACTGGCGGAAACGGCTCAGACGGTGGATGAATTAATCACTAGAAATATCGATGCCGCTATTATCAGTACAGCGACAGAAGCACACGCTGAAATCGCGGAAAAGCTCCTGCAAAACGGAATCAGCGTCTACATAGACAAGCCCGTCTCCCTGAATTTCAGCGAAACCAAAAGAATTGCTGAGCTTGCGGAAAAAAGCGGCAAAGTAGCGATGACCGGCTTCAACAGAAGATTCATCCCCCGTGTCAAAGAGCTGAAGGAACACGGCAAGGCAAGCCTGATTTTAATGCAGAAAAACCGGTTTGCCTCTCCTGATCATGTCCGGCGGTTTGTCGTTGAGGACTTTATCCACGTGGTCGACACCCTCCGGTTCCTGATGGGGACAGAGGTGAAGGATGTAAAAACGGAGTTCCTGAAAAATGGGGATATGCTGGATCACATCGTAGTTCAGCTGATTGGAGACGGCTGCACAGCCATCGGAATCATGAACCGGAACGGTGGAGTAACGGAGGAAATCATTGAATACTCCGCCGGCCATCATAAATATACGGTAAATAGTCTTGTCGAAACGACTCATTTTCATCATAAAGACATCAGCGTGACGCAATTTGGGGATTGGGAACCGACTTTGTTCAAAAGGGGATTTTATCAAATCATGGATCACTTCATCGATTGTGTGCGGGAAAACCGGGTCCCCGATCCGTCCTTTGAGGATTCCCTCATCACTCATGAGATTTGCGAGAGGATTGTAAATCAGATTGATCCGCAAGCCTGA
- a CDS encoding RNA-guided endonuclease TnpB family protein produces the protein MAKQNKAYKFRLYPTEEQALVIRKTFGCVRFVYNKMLAERKATYERLKEDKEALKKVKHPTPAKYKSEFEWLKEVDSLSLANAQLNLDKAYKAFFKGNAKFPKFKNKRHKQSYTTNVVNGNIQLLGGHIKLPKLKKVKIKQHRAIPAEYVIKSCTLSMTASEKYYISILTEYEKQIESKKIENVVGLDFAMDGLYVDSEGKKANYPKFYRQMLDKLAQEQRKLSRKKKGSSNWNKQRVRVAKIQEKVANQRKNFLHHKSKEMVKTYDAVIIEDLDMKGMSQALKFGKSVADNGWGMFTSFLKYKLNEQGKKLVKIDKWFPSTKTCSGCGNTQSMPMNLRTYTCSCGLHLDRDVNAAINIKKEGIHLLAIA, from the coding sequence ATGGCTAAACAAAACAAAGCGTATAAATTCCGCTTGTACCCAACAGAAGAACAGGCACTGGTTATCCGCAAAACCTTCGGTTGTGTTCGTTTTGTGTACAACAAAATGTTAGCGGAACGAAAAGCGACTTATGAACGGTTGAAAGAGGACAAAGAAGCATTGAAAAAAGTAAAACATCCGACTCCAGCTAAGTACAAGAGTGAGTTCGAGTGGCTGAAAGAAGTAGACTCGTTATCGTTAGCGAACGCTCAACTAAACTTGGATAAAGCGTATAAAGCCTTTTTCAAAGGAAACGCCAAGTTTCCGAAGTTCAAAAACAAACGACACAAACAAAGCTATACAACCAATGTCGTGAATGGAAACATTCAACTGCTGGGTGGTCATATTAAATTGCCGAAACTCAAAAAGGTCAAAATCAAACAACATCGAGCCATTCCTGCAGAGTATGTCATCAAATCTTGTACTCTATCAATGACTGCATCAGAAAAATACTACATTTCCATCCTCACAGAGTACGAGAAGCAAATTGAAAGTAAAAAAATTGAAAACGTCGTTGGGTTGGATTTTGCGATGGATGGATTGTATGTCGATAGCGAGGGTAAGAAAGCCAATTATCCGAAGTTCTATCGTCAAATGCTTGATAAATTAGCCCAAGAACAGCGTAAACTTTCTCGCAAGAAGAAAGGCTCTTCGAATTGGAATAAACAACGTGTTCGAGTTGCTAAAATTCAAGAAAAAGTCGCCAATCAACGCAAGAACTTTCTTCACCATAAGTCAAAAGAAATGGTGAAAACTTATGATGCCGTCATTATTGAAGACTTGGATATGAAAGGAATGTCGCAAGCCTTGAAGTTTGGCAAAAGTGTTGCGGATAACGGGTGGGGGATGTTCACTTCTTTCTTGAAATACAAACTAAACGAACAAGGGAAGAAACTTGTCAAAATCGACAAATGGTTTCCATCTACCAAGACTTGTTCGGGTTGCGGAAACACGCAATCAATGCCAATGAACCTTCGAACATATACATGTTCATGCGGGCTTCATCTTGACAGAGATGTCAACGCGGCAATCAATATCAAAAAAGAAGGCATTCACTTATTAGCGATTGCCTAG
- the feoB gene encoding ferrous iron transport protein B: MNTALFGNPNTGKTSLFNQITGSYEYVGNWSGVTVDKKIGKIKDSMQSLIDLPGVYSLNPLSNDERVASIALLQEEAQQILNIVNANQLERSLYLTIELLETNLPQIVVLNMMDLAEKRGISIDLERLGELLGVKSYSAVARKGHGCEEITQLFKSEPVYSSAPFVISYHPIIEASISRMLTEIGEEGNMKKRWVAVQYLMNNELIQLEMNKKFPGLIRIKEEAEEQLFEAAGHSAEDDMYQTRNAFITNLFEQVTEQQGQRESLPLTAWIDKIAIHPVLGIPFFLLILFAVFQLTFDWLGTPISDMLDSFFTGPLTSGAELLLNSIGATPFIQAVVLDGIIAGVGGVLVFVPQIFILFFFISLLEDSGYMARVAVVMDRLMEYIGLNGKAFIPLVIGFGCNVPSIMAARTIEQPRERLLTILVSPFMSCSARLSVYALFAAAFFEKNQALIVLSLYVLGVVVAMIVAKILSLFLKNEKSYFVMELPPYNAPQMRQLLKSTWDKGKGFVRKAGTFILGGTVFIWLLSYLGPGGADVPIDESFMAIASGAIAPIFAPLGFATWQAVSALITGFLAKEVVVATMNILYHVPDGQTMAGLLPNYFTPLSAYTFLVFILLYTPCLATVAIMKKETGSTKITLFSIGYSFVIAYIVALAVYKVGQFIV, from the coding sequence ATGAATACAGCCCTGTTTGGCAATCCGAATACAGGAAAAACCTCTCTATTTAATCAAATTACCGGTTCTTATGAATATGTAGGGAACTGGAGCGGGGTAACGGTTGATAAAAAGATTGGGAAGATTAAAGATTCCATGCAGTCTTTGATTGACTTGCCCGGTGTCTATTCCCTTAATCCGCTTTCCAATGATGAACGGGTCGCGTCCATTGCACTTCTTCAGGAAGAAGCCCAGCAGATTCTGAATATTGTTAACGCCAACCAGCTTGAGAGAAGCCTCTATTTAACGATTGAGCTGCTGGAAACGAATCTCCCTCAAATCGTTGTGCTGAATATGATGGATCTCGCTGAGAAGCGCGGCATCTCCATTGATTTAGAGCGTCTCGGTGAATTGCTTGGGGTGAAGAGCTATTCTGCTGTTGCCCGCAAAGGCCATGGCTGTGAAGAGATTACCCAGCTGTTTAAAAGCGAGCCGGTTTATTCTTCTGCCCCATTTGTCATTTCCTATCATCCAATCATTGAGGCATCTATTTCACGCATGCTCACTGAAATAGGGGAAGAAGGAAACATGAAAAAGCGCTGGGTGGCGGTTCAATATTTGATGAACAATGAACTCATCCAGCTGGAAATGAACAAGAAGTTTCCGGGACTCATCCGAATAAAGGAAGAAGCCGAGGAACAGCTTTTCGAGGCAGCCGGCCATTCTGCTGAAGATGATATGTACCAAACAAGAAATGCCTTTATTACGAATCTGTTTGAGCAGGTGACAGAACAGCAGGGTCAGCGCGAAAGCCTTCCTTTGACCGCCTGGATAGACAAAATTGCAATCCATCCGGTTTTGGGCATTCCCTTTTTCCTTCTCATCCTGTTTGCGGTTTTCCAGCTGACGTTTGATTGGCTTGGAACCCCCATTTCCGATATGCTGGACTCCTTTTTCACAGGGCCTTTAACCAGTGGAGCCGAGCTGCTATTGAACAGCATCGGTGCCACACCGTTCATACAGGCTGTTGTCCTTGATGGAATTATTGCGGGTGTAGGCGGGGTTCTCGTGTTTGTCCCGCAAATCTTTATTCTGTTCTTCTTTATCTCCCTATTGGAGGATTCCGGATATATGGCCCGCGTGGCTGTTGTGATGGACCGCCTGATGGAATACATCGGACTGAATGGAAAAGCATTCATCCCTCTTGTCATCGGGTTTGGATGCAACGTGCCGTCCATTATGGCAGCGAGAACGATTGAACAGCCTAGGGAACGTTTGCTGACTATTCTCGTGTCGCCTTTCATGTCCTGTTCGGCAAGACTTTCCGTATACGCTCTTTTTGCGGCAGCCTTTTTTGAGAAAAACCAGGCACTGATCGTTCTTTCCCTGTACGTTCTTGGGGTCGTAGTCGCGATGATTGTCGCAAAAATTCTTTCGCTTTTCCTGAAAAATGAAAAATCCTATTTTGTCATGGAGCTGCCTCCATATAACGCTCCGCAAATGCGGCAGCTGCTGAAAAGTACGTGGGACAAAGGAAAAGGCTTTGTGCGAAAAGCAGGAACCTTTATTTTGGGAGGAACGGTCTTCATTTGGCTGCTATCATACCTTGGACCGGGCGGTGCAGACGTTCCAATCGACGAAAGCTTTATGGCGATTGCGAGCGGCGCGATTGCTCCAATCTTCGCTCCGCTTGGATTTGCGACCTGGCAGGCCGTTTCTGCACTCATTACCGGCTTCCTTGCGAAGGAAGTGGTCGTGGCAACCATGAATATCCTGTATCACGTACCGGATGGACAAACGATGGCAGGGCTTTTGCCAAACTATTTCACACCGCTCTCAGCCTATACGTTCCTTGTATTTATCCTATTGTACACACCATGCCTGGCTACGGTTGCCATCATGAAAAAAGAAACAGGCAGCACAAAAATCACACTGTTCTCAATTGGCTATTCGTTTGTGATCGCCTATATCGTAGCCCTTGCGGTTTATAAAGTAGGGCAATTTATCGTATAA